The proteins below come from a single Alosa sapidissima isolate fAloSap1 chromosome 23, fAloSap1.pri, whole genome shotgun sequence genomic window:
- the LOC121698772 gene encoding centrosome-associated protein 350-like isoform X1, producing the protein MIMGATVVEGEPHGGVPSYMPPSLEFSGLEGQTEAMIMDQNNPFKVLIDQKKVQGPNKEKYLLGMKVWLQTQMGMQRVGQHLPRLNGTVPLPEEAALAAAACPSVVDDGWTSFMFSMIHRMVTEENGRAELWATVLQFKEQALVQEAQAKLDLLSCQPRCGEEAGQGPLTECIRVTSQLMHQQAQMKKLIQATQAASEDRKMLLKHLDDLKTQRASTIQLQKQAEVYRKEAQMSESVVETSVLQPGQMQRTDLKVPEAKLVSPAASAPDQDTKVLYSEVQDTEDQTFEQDLSLKVAMGEHQEKVDKSSYENDKYEELSTKDLYDLLLAKQGELEEIFQKNGTLRTLSPKYEVASHDVAVIPDDTDSDLQYKDDFESGEDEAETCSSLSSTDDCVEFLLTDSAVSAAEETPRVSARSDQQALGQLNREDKAAPSNTRAQDQASWSTKAGQAGSKVTIPTRQLQVQALDTPHHPGKVEMLVHHAVQEMWQSFELGQGPKDLSGVRTPRPSEQYLVMDTPGQATNTISRRSYNKLIFDLSWETLQDLCAKDPTTQPVWKQIQPERRNYVNKLKSFDGLSKVQHYITEEVFKLCGLQEGKDAGAYGKVFAHIFKGLNMEKYDQILIKDIPVEEHQWRDQDREAYDVKNKYAKVVFDHLIDDTLTCLLGLSKKKNKRS; encoded by the exons ATGATCATGGGTGCAACGGTGGTCGAAG GTGAGCCACACGGTGGCGTACCTTCATACATGCCACCTTCATTGGAATTTTCTGGCCTTGAAGGCCAAACTGAGGCCATGATCATGGATCAAAACAATCCATTCAAGGTCTTAATTGATCAAAAAAAA GTGCAAGGTCCAAACAAGGAAAAATACCTGTTGGGTATGAAGGTTTGGCTGCAGACCCAGATGGGAATGCAGCGTGTGGGACAACACCTTCCCCGACTGAACGGCACTGTCCCCTTACCTGAGGAG GCTGCGTTAGCGGCTGCTGCTTGCCCCTCTGTGGTGGATGACGGCTGGACATCATTCATGTTCAGCATGATCCACCGGATGGTGACGGAGGAGAACGGCCGAGCTGAGCTCTGGGCCACCGTGCTCCAGTTTAAGGAGCAGGCCCTCGTCCAGGAAGCCCAAGCCAAACTCGACCTGCTGTCCTGCCAACCAAG gtgtggtgaagaggcaggTCAAGGCCCTCTTACGGAGTGTATTCGTGTGACCTCCCAGCTGATGCACCAGCAG GCCCAGATGAAGAAGCTTATTCAGGCCACTCAGGCTGCAAGCGAGGACAGGAAGATGCTCCTGAAACACCTGGACGACCTCAAGACCCAGAGAGCATCAACCATTCAGCTGCAGAAGCAAGCTGAGGTCTACCGAAAG GAGGCCCAAATGTCTGAGTCTGTCGTAGAGACCTCAGTTCTGCAACCTGGTCAGATGCAGCGAACAGACCTGAAGGTCCCGGAGGCCAAGCTGGTCTCCCCTGCAGCATCT GCTCCTGACCAGGACACTAAGGTCCTCTACTCTGAGGTGCAGGATACTGAGGACCAGACCTTTGAACAAGATCTGAGTCTGAAGGTGGCGATGGGAGAACACCAGGAGAAGGTGGACAAGTCCTCATACGAGAATGATAAGTATGAAGAGCTCTCCACAAAG GATCTTTATGACCTGCTTTTGGCTAAGCAAGGCGAGCTGGAGGAGATCTTCCAGAAGAACGGCACTCTCCGTACTCTGTCTCCGAAGTATGAGGTGGCTTCTCATGATGTTGCAGTGATACCGGACGACACGGACAGTGACCTTCAGTACAAAGACGACTTTGAGTCCGGCGAGGATGAGGCTGAGACCTGCTCGTCCCTCAGCAGCACTGATGACTGCGTAGAGTTTCTG CTCACTGACAGTGCCGTGTCCGCTGCGGAGGAGACACCCCGAGTCTCAGCCCGTTCTGACCAGCAGGCGTTGGGCCAGCTTAACCGCGAGGACAAGGCCGCCCCCTCCAACACCAGGGCTCAGGACCAAGCCTCCTGGAGCACTAAAGCTGGGCAggcggggtcaaaggtcacgatCCCCACCAGACAGCTGCAGGTGCAGGCCCTTGACACGCCGCACCACCCGGGCAAGGTGGAGATGCTCGTGCACCACGCCGTGCAGGAGATGTGGCAGAGCTTTGAGCTCGGACAAGGCCCAAAGGATCTCTCCGGAGTCCGAACCCCCAGGCCATCGGAGCAGTATCTGGTGATGGATACCCCTGGACAAGCCACAAACACCATCAGCAGACGCAGTTACAACAAG CTCATCTTTGATCTGTCCTGGGAGACCCTTCAGGACCTCTGTGCCAAAGACCCTACCACACAGCCTGTGTGGAAACAAATTCAGCCTGAGCGCCGTAACTATGTCAACAAGCTGAAATCCTTTGATGGCCTTTCAAAAGTCCAG CATTACATCACTGAGGAAGTCTTCAAGCTTTGTGGCCTCCAGGAAGGAAAAGATGCAGGGGCTTATGGGAAGGTTTTTGCCCACATTTTCAAAGGCCTCAATATGGAGAAATATGATCAGATCTTG ATCAAAGACATACCTGTGGAGGAACACCAGTGGCGTGACCAAGACCGAGAGGCCTACGATGTAAAGAACAAGTACGCCAAAGTGGTTTTTGATCACTTAATAGACGACACCCTCACATGCCTGCTTGGcctttcaaaaaagaaaaacaaaaggtcCTAA
- the LOC121698772 gene encoding centrosome-associated protein 350-like isoform X3, which produces MKVWLQTQMGMQRVGQHLPRLNGTVPLPEEAALAAAACPSVVDDGWTSFMFSMIHRMVTEENGRAELWATVLQFKEQALVQEAQAKLDLLSCQPRCGEEAGQGPLTECIRVTSQLMHQQAQMKKLIQATQAASEDRKMLLKHLDDLKTQRASTIQLQKQAEVYRKEAQMSESVVETSVLQPGQMQRTDLKVPEAKLVSPAASAPDQDTKVLYSEVQDTEDQTFEQDLSLKVAMGEHQEKVDKSSYENDKYEELSTKDLYDLLLAKQGELEEIFQKNGTLRTLSPKYEVASHDVAVIPDDTDSDLQYKDDFESGEDEAETCSSLSSTDDCVEFLLTDSAVSAAEETPRVSARSDQQALGQLNREDKAAPSNTRAQDQASWSTKAGQAGSKVTIPTRQLQVQALDTPHHPGKVEMLVHHAVQEMWQSFELGQGPKDLSGVRTPRPSEQYLVMDTPGQATNTISRRSYNKLIFDLSWETLQDLCAKDPTTQPVWKQIQPERRNYVNKLKSFDGLSKVQHYITEEVFKLCGLQEGKDAGAYGKVFAHIFKGLNMEKYDQILIKDIPVEEHQWRDQDREAYDVKNKYAKVVFDHLIDDTLTCLLGLSKKKNKRS; this is translated from the exons ATGAAGGTTTGGCTGCAGACCCAGATGGGAATGCAGCGTGTGGGACAACACCTTCCCCGACTGAACGGCACTGTCCCCTTACCTGAGGAG GCTGCGTTAGCGGCTGCTGCTTGCCCCTCTGTGGTGGATGACGGCTGGACATCATTCATGTTCAGCATGATCCACCGGATGGTGACGGAGGAGAACGGCCGAGCTGAGCTCTGGGCCACCGTGCTCCAGTTTAAGGAGCAGGCCCTCGTCCAGGAAGCCCAAGCCAAACTCGACCTGCTGTCCTGCCAACCAAG gtgtggtgaagaggcaggTCAAGGCCCTCTTACGGAGTGTATTCGTGTGACCTCCCAGCTGATGCACCAGCAG GCCCAGATGAAGAAGCTTATTCAGGCCACTCAGGCTGCAAGCGAGGACAGGAAGATGCTCCTGAAACACCTGGACGACCTCAAGACCCAGAGAGCATCAACCATTCAGCTGCAGAAGCAAGCTGAGGTCTACCGAAAG GAGGCCCAAATGTCTGAGTCTGTCGTAGAGACCTCAGTTCTGCAACCTGGTCAGATGCAGCGAACAGACCTGAAGGTCCCGGAGGCCAAGCTGGTCTCCCCTGCAGCATCT GCTCCTGACCAGGACACTAAGGTCCTCTACTCTGAGGTGCAGGATACTGAGGACCAGACCTTTGAACAAGATCTGAGTCTGAAGGTGGCGATGGGAGAACACCAGGAGAAGGTGGACAAGTCCTCATACGAGAATGATAAGTATGAAGAGCTCTCCACAAAG GATCTTTATGACCTGCTTTTGGCTAAGCAAGGCGAGCTGGAGGAGATCTTCCAGAAGAACGGCACTCTCCGTACTCTGTCTCCGAAGTATGAGGTGGCTTCTCATGATGTTGCAGTGATACCGGACGACACGGACAGTGACCTTCAGTACAAAGACGACTTTGAGTCCGGCGAGGATGAGGCTGAGACCTGCTCGTCCCTCAGCAGCACTGATGACTGCGTAGAGTTTCTG CTCACTGACAGTGCCGTGTCCGCTGCGGAGGAGACACCCCGAGTCTCAGCCCGTTCTGACCAGCAGGCGTTGGGCCAGCTTAACCGCGAGGACAAGGCCGCCCCCTCCAACACCAGGGCTCAGGACCAAGCCTCCTGGAGCACTAAAGCTGGGCAggcggggtcaaaggtcacgatCCCCACCAGACAGCTGCAGGTGCAGGCCCTTGACACGCCGCACCACCCGGGCAAGGTGGAGATGCTCGTGCACCACGCCGTGCAGGAGATGTGGCAGAGCTTTGAGCTCGGACAAGGCCCAAAGGATCTCTCCGGAGTCCGAACCCCCAGGCCATCGGAGCAGTATCTGGTGATGGATACCCCTGGACAAGCCACAAACACCATCAGCAGACGCAGTTACAACAAG CTCATCTTTGATCTGTCCTGGGAGACCCTTCAGGACCTCTGTGCCAAAGACCCTACCACACAGCCTGTGTGGAAACAAATTCAGCCTGAGCGCCGTAACTATGTCAACAAGCTGAAATCCTTTGATGGCCTTTCAAAAGTCCAG CATTACATCACTGAGGAAGTCTTCAAGCTTTGTGGCCTCCAGGAAGGAAAAGATGCAGGGGCTTATGGGAAGGTTTTTGCCCACATTTTCAAAGGCCTCAATATGGAGAAATATGATCAGATCTTG ATCAAAGACATACCTGTGGAGGAACACCAGTGGCGTGACCAAGACCGAGAGGCCTACGATGTAAAGAACAAGTACGCCAAAGTGGTTTTTGATCACTTAATAGACGACACCCTCACATGCCTGCTTGGcctttcaaaaaagaaaaacaaaaggtcCTAA